The following coding sequences lie in one Fusobacterium sp. IOR10 genomic window:
- a CDS encoding pyridoxal phosphate-dependent aminotransferase, with protein MDTSNRINNVEFSPIRKLISYEEEALKKGKTIYHLNIGQPDLKTPKEFFQSISDFKEDTLTYAHSRGRKELIEEMIKFYKKHFHIDYKYEDILITTGGSEAILFTLLSIFDEGDEVLVSEPYYANYNNFFDLLNIKVNAFTADPKTGFHLPKREDIICKITPKTKGIVLTNPGNPTGVVYREEEMKLIGEIAKEYGLYIISDEVYKVFSYGKNRAISFGEIEGLEENVVLIESISKIYSACGARVGAVISKNEKLMNEIYKLCQARLSVSTLDMVGAQGLYSKLSDDYFRKNREEYEKRRDLVYNGISKISGIQVTKPEGAFYVVVTLPIENAEDFCIWLLTDFDLNGETIMLAPAEGFYSNKELGRNKIRISYCIELEKLEKSIKILDLGLKKYLEK; from the coding sequence ATGGATACATCAAATAGAATTAATAATGTGGAATTTTCTCCAATAAGAAAATTAATTTCCTATGAAGAGGAAGCTCTAAAAAAAGGAAAAACAATTTATCACTTAAATATAGGGCAGCCTGATTTAAAGACTCCTAAAGAATTTTTTCAAAGTATCAGTGATTTTAAAGAGGATACTTTAACCTACGCTCACTCAAGGGGAAGAAAAGAATTAATAGAAGAGATGATAAAATTTTACAAAAAACATTTTCATATTGATTATAAATATGAAGATATTCTTATAACAACTGGTGGAAGTGAAGCTATATTATTTACATTATTAAGTATTTTTGATGAAGGGGATGAAGTATTAGTTTCAGAACCTTACTACGCCAACTACAATAACTTTTTTGATCTTTTAAATATAAAAGTTAATGCCTTTACAGCAGACCCTAAAACAGGATTTCATTTACCTAAAAGAGAGGATATTATATGCAAAATAACTCCTAAGACTAAGGGAATTGTTCTAACTAATCCAGGGAATCCAACTGGAGTAGTATACAGAGAAGAAGAGATGAAATTAATAGGAGAAATTGCCAAGGAATATGGACTATATATTATCAGCGATGAGGTATATAAAGTATTTTCTTATGGAAAAAATAGAGCTATTAGTTTTGGAGAAATAGAAGGATTAGAAGAAAATGTAGTCTTAATAGAATCAATATCTAAAATCTATTCAGCTTGTGGAGCAAGAGTAGGTGCTGTTATAAGTAAAAATGAAAAACTTATGAATGAAATTTACAAATTGTGCCAAGCTAGATTATCTGTATCCACTTTGGATATGGTTGGGGCACAGGGACTATATAGTAAATTATCAGATGATTATTTTAGAAAAAATAGAGAAGAATATGAAAAAAGAAGAGATTTAGTATATAATGGTATATCTAAAATAAGTGGAATTCAAGTGACTAAACCAGAGGGTGCTTTCTATGTTGTGGTAACTTTACCAATTGAAAATGCAGAGGATTTTTGTATCTGGTTATTAACAGATTTTGACTTAAATGGAGAAACTATTATGCTAGCTCCAGCAGAGGGATTCTATTCAAATAAAGAATTAGGTAGAAATAAAATTAGAATTTCCTACTGTATTGAACTAGAAAAATTGGAAAAATCAATTAAAATTTTAGATTTGGGATTAAAAAAATATTTAGAAAAATAA
- a CDS encoding DUF1850 domain-containing protein, translating into MSIIRKREYLSVLLFSLFILAVLFCHKTYNSGTYLIVKDRNSDKKWEYKLKTNEFSIGYKHSVEKTQAEELFKVDKSGDIILWETVYEDYGVGLPFLPEEGQLEVRDGKFILKMNRSFKEINMTISPIAEHYLKINNKKYMLSKLLEGQVRSINLKIKIKG; encoded by the coding sequence ATGTCAATAATTAGAAAAAGGGAATATTTAAGTGTCTTATTATTTTCTTTATTTATTTTAGCAGTTTTATTTTGTCATAAAACTTATAATTCTGGGACTTATTTAATTGTTAAAGATAGAAATAGTGATAAAAAATGGGAATACAAATTAAAAACAAATGAGTTTTCAATAGGGTATAAACATTCAGTAGAAAAAACACAAGCTGAAGAATTGTTTAAGGTTGATAAATCTGGAGACATAATTTTATGGGAAACAGTATATGAAGATTATGGAGTTGGACTTCCATTTCTTCCAGAAGAAGGTCAACTAGAGGTAAGGGATGGAAAATTTATATTAAAAATGAATAGAAGTTTTAAAGAAATTAATATGACTATTTCCCCTATAGCAGAGCATTATCTTAAAATAAATAATAAAAAATATATGCTTAGTAAATTATTAGAAGGACAAGTTAGAAGTATAAATTTAAAAATTAAAATAAAAGGGTGA
- a CDS encoding TRAP transporter permease — MREEMIKEEEVKVDELMAKYDKGSRFRVLSGVQGKMITVLLFCFTMFQLYYAIRGGIDAMIARCIHLSFGLSAVFFLYPSNGKMSRKKLHWFDCLLGITIASCCMYIVVFYKDIVMRQGLINHVDMIVGGIAIILVLEAARRVIGLPMVIISLVFIVYALIGRSIPGSLGHRGVSVEGLVQHLFFTTEGILGLPIQVSSTFIFMFLLFGAYLEKTGMGEFFIQLANSISGDSPGGPAKVAVISSACMGTLSGSSVANVVGTGSFTIPMMKKLGYKPEFAGAVEATASTGGQLMPPIMGAAAFLLAEITGSPYSKVILAALVPAALYYLGVFIGVHYEAKKLGLKGIPKDEIPKLLFVLRQRGQLIIPIFVVIALLVSGWSPIYAALGAVVSTIICAAIKKETRLSFEDLLNGMVQGAKSALTVIAACACAGIIIGVVTKTGLGLKMGSILVGIAKGNLVLTLFFTMITSLVLGIGVPTTANYVITSTIAAPAILMIKDASGAQVVPILAAHLFVFYFGIIADVTPPVCLAAVAASGVAKSEPMKTGMQATRLAIGAFLIPYMFVLSPELILINPDISIIPKLITAVLGMICVAVGLTGYFKKNMNILERVFIVAAGIMALNTGYVSDGVAIVIIGVIYFLQSKGSKDLQNIKILKGGI, encoded by the coding sequence ATGAGAGAAGAGATGATTAAAGAAGAAGAAGTAAAGGTTGACGAACTTATGGCTAAATATGATAAGGGCTCTAGATTTAGAGTTTTATCAGGGGTTCAAGGTAAAATGATAACAGTTCTATTGTTTTGTTTTACAATGTTTCAGTTATACTATGCAATTAGAGGGGGAATAGATGCTATGATTGCAAGATGTATTCATTTATCCTTTGGACTTTCAGCAGTATTCTTTTTATATCCATCCAATGGAAAAATGAGTAGAAAAAAACTGCATTGGTTTGATTGCTTACTTGGAATAACAATTGCAAGTTGTTGTATGTACATAGTTGTTTTTTACAAGGATATAGTAATGAGACAGGGATTAATTAATCATGTGGATATGATTGTTGGAGGAATTGCAATAATCTTAGTTTTAGAAGCAGCTAGACGGGTTATTGGTCTTCCAATGGTTATAATTTCATTAGTATTTATAGTATATGCTTTAATTGGAAGAAGTATTCCAGGATCTTTGGGGCATAGAGGAGTTAGTGTTGAAGGTTTAGTACAACATTTATTTTTTACAACAGAGGGAATATTAGGATTGCCAATTCAAGTATCTTCTACATTTATATTTATGTTTTTATTATTTGGAGCTTATTTGGAAAAAACTGGAATGGGAGAATTCTTTATTCAACTGGCTAATTCAATTTCAGGAGATTCCCCAGGAGGTCCAGCAAAGGTTGCAGTAATATCAAGTGCTTGTATGGGAACTTTATCAGGAAGTTCAGTTGCAAATGTTGTGGGAACAGGAAGTTTTACAATTCCAATGATGAAAAAATTAGGATATAAACCTGAATTTGCAGGGGCAGTTGAAGCAACAGCTTCCACAGGGGGACAATTAATGCCACCAATCATGGGAGCAGCAGCATTCTTATTAGCTGAAATAACAGGATCTCCATATTCAAAGGTTATACTAGCAGCGTTAGTTCCAGCAGCTTTATATTATTTGGGAGTTTTCATTGGAGTTCATTATGAAGCAAAAAAATTAGGATTAAAGGGAATTCCAAAGGATGAAATACCAAAATTATTATTTGTACTAAGACAAAGAGGTCAATTAATTATACCAATATTTGTGGTAATAGCCTTACTTGTAAGTGGATGGTCACCAATATATGCAGCTTTAGGAGCTGTGGTTTCAACTATAATTTGTGCAGCAATAAAAAAGGAAACAAGATTATCATTTGAAGATTTATTAAATGGAATGGTTCAAGGGGCTAAAAGTGCTCTAACAGTAATAGCAGCTTGTGCTTGTGCTGGTATTATTATAGGAGTTGTTACTAAAACAGGGTTAGGATTAAAAATGGGATCAATCTTAGTGGGAATTGCAAAGGGAAATTTAGTTTTAACATTATTTTTTACAATGATAACTTCCCTAGTTCTAGGAATAGGTGTTCCAACAACAGCTAACTATGTAATAACTTCAACAATAGCAGCTCCAGCAATATTAATGATAAAGGATGCATCAGGAGCTCAAGTGGTTCCAATCCTAGCAGCTCATTTATTTGTATTTTATTTTGGAATTATAGCAGATGTAACACCTCCAGTTTGTTTAGCTGCAGTGGCAGCTTCAGGAGTTGCAAAATCAGAGCCTATGAAAACAGGAATGCAAGCAACAAGACTTGCAATAGGAGCTTTCCTAATTCCATATATGTTTGTACTTTCTCCAGAATTAATATTAATAAATCCTGACATAAGTATTATACCAAAATTAATAACAGCAGTGTTAGGAATGATTTGTGTTGCTGTGGGACTTACAGGATATTTTAAAAAGAATATGAATATATTAGAAAGAGTATTTATAGTTGCAGCTGGAATAATGGCATTAAACACAGGGTACGTAAGTGATGGTGTAGCTATTGTAATAATAGGTGTAATTTATTTCTTACAAAGTAAAGGAAGCAAGGATTTACAAAATATAAAAATATTAAAAGGGGGGATTTAA